From Rhododendron vialii isolate Sample 1 chromosome 10a, ASM3025357v1, the proteins below share one genomic window:
- the LOC131304765 gene encoding uncharacterized protein LOC131304765 isoform X2, giving the protein MTIAADRSGRIGNEGNDDDGNDNEGNGNEGRKKLEFCDLYQASHRLRETDERIDPICQEKHAMMVVMHDTAALFGTPLPGEEISRKCLGESKTKNYIRGFGNGPKPSTYLSKSKSQLACQDQL; this is encoded by the exons ATGACTATTGCG GCTGATCGTTCTGGTAGAATTGGTAATGAGGGAAATGATGATGATGGAAACGATAATGAGGGAAACGGAAATGAGGGAAGAAAGAAGCTTGAATTTTGTGATTTGTACCAGGCATCACATAGATTGAGAGAAACAGACGAACGGATCGATCCAATATGCCAAGAGAAACAT GCAATGATGGTGGTAATGCATGACACTGCAGCTCTGTTTGGCACTCCACTACCAGGTGAAGAAATTTCAAGGAAGTGCCTTGGGGAGTCGAAGACAAAGAACTATATAAGAGGATTCGGGAATGGGCCAAAGCCATCTACATATCTTTCCAAATCCAAGTCACAGTTAGCATGCCAGGACCAGCTGTAA
- the LOC131304765 gene encoding uncharacterized protein LOC131304765 isoform X1 — MRAFCRNNANKVASELGTQIRWICPIQGFYPSWKSVDSTLKDAILQAIWADRSGRIGNEGNDDDGNDNEGNGNEGRKKLEFCDLYQASHRLRETDERIDPICQEKHAMMVVMHDTAALFGTPLPGEEISRKCLGESKTKNYIRGFGNGPKPSTYLSKSKSQLACQDQL, encoded by the exons ATGAGAGCGTTTTGCAGAAACAATGCAAACAAGGTGGCGAGTGAACTAGGCACACAAATTAGGTGGATCTGTCCTATTCAAGGATTTTACCCCTCGTGGAAAAGTGTTGATTCGACGTTGAAAGATGCCATCTTACAAGCTATCTGG GCTGATCGTTCTGGTAGAATTGGTAATGAGGGAAATGATGATGATGGAAACGATAATGAGGGAAACGGAAATGAGGGAAGAAAGAAGCTTGAATTTTGTGATTTGTACCAGGCATCACATAGATTGAGAGAAACAGACGAACGGATCGATCCAATATGCCAAGAGAAACAT GCAATGATGGTGGTAATGCATGACACTGCAGCTCTGTTTGGCACTCCACTACCAGGTGAAGAAATTTCAAGGAAGTGCCTTGGGGAGTCGAAGACAAAGAACTATATAAGAGGATTCGGGAATGGGCCAAAGCCATCTACATATCTTTCCAAATCCAAGTCACAGTTAGCATGCCAGGACCAGCTGTAA
- the LOC131304764 gene encoding FRIGIDA-like protein 3, whose amino-acid sequence MADKDQVVGIETIAPLIEQLGKAFLELEAHNAVSEDNVQWSEIEEYFRHLETTIKKKFEELELKEKELKEKESGTNAFLAERESVVVAKEQDLLDRIQELKDAAVAAIAEALAKYQPQLSEAIDGDYKETKVSSSLDDTNTLLIDAPEEYSPIKAGENAEGDEVVEPRPELTQFCEQMDAKGLLSYTLENKNDIKTLRAELSVALESATEPGNLVLASLEGFYPPTQEGDKNDDDALQGMRQSCIMLTEAMATLLTRADDNVLSPEIKQQAKAIADEWKPKLAAANGNSLEAEAFLQLLATFRIASEFDEEELCKLVLLAVAHQRRGPELCRSLGLTDQMPGFVEELVQSGRQIDAVHFAHAFKLTESFPLVPLLKTYLKDLRRNSQGKPGGGGTGAMNEANAQELAALKAVICCVRDYNLEAEYPLDPLQKRVAQLENLRPDKRRPVESVKPQQYKKPRANGGRFGSRAPGGGRSGAPPAAAAGGGGRQVPPIYGERATLYPGITERYPPAVPTAYDYENPSQSPYAQQAYDQRPYYYPQDDQRVASSTYAAAPSSYGSYAGSGVQPSHQQYM is encoded by the exons ATGGCTGACAAGGATCAAGTTGTGGGGATCGAAACCATAGCTCCTCTCATAGAACAGCTTGGTAAGGCATTCCTTGAACTAGAAGCTCACAATGCTGTCTCTGAGGACAATGTTCAGTGGTCGGAAATTGAAGAATACTTCCGGCACCTTGAGACAACGATTAAGAAAAAGTTTGAAGAACTAGAACTTAAAGAGAAGgagttgaaagaaaaagaatctggTACTAATGCATTTCTGGCAGAGAGAGAGTCTGTTGTCGTGGCTAAAGAGCAAGATTTGTTGGATCGAATTCAGGAGTTGAAGGATGCTGCTGTTGCTGCAATTGCAGAGGCACTAGCAAAGTACCAGCCACAACTTTCAGAGGCAATTGATGGGGACTACAAAGAAACCAAGGTAAGTAGCTCTCTCGACGATACTAATACACTCCTCATAGATGCACCAGAGGAGTATTCCCCAATTAAAGCAGGTGAAAATGCTGAAGGTGACGAGGTGGTTGAGCCTCGTCCAGAGCTGACGCAATTTTGCGAGCAAATGGATGCGAAAGGGCTTCTGAGTTACACATTGGAGAATAAAAATGACATAAAAACCCTCCGCGCGGAACTTTCCGTTGCGCTGGAAAGTGCTACCGAACCGGGCAATTTAGTTCTGGCTTCACTCGAGGGGTTCTACCCTCCTACCCAAGAAGGGGATAAAAATGACGATGATGCCCTTCAGGGCATGCGTCAGTCCTGTATTATGTTAACGGAAGCCATGGCCACCTTATTGACAAGGGCTGATGACAACGTTTTAAGCCCTGAAATTAAGCAGCAAGCCAAGGCCATTGCTGATGAGTGGAAGCCTAAGTTGGCTGCTGCCAATGGAAATTCATTGGAAGCTGAAGCATTCCTGCAGCTCCTTGCGACTTTTAGGATTGCGTCAGAGTTTGACGAAGAAGAACTCTGCAAGCTTGTTCTTCTTGCAGTTGCTCACCAGAGGCGGGGCCCTGAGCTCTGCCGTTCTCTTGGTTTAACAGACCAGATGCCAG GTTTTGTTGAAGAATTAGTGCAAAGTGGGAGGCAAATTGATGCTGTACATTTTGCCCATGCCTTCAAGCTTACTGAGAGCTTCCCTCTTGTGCCCCTCCTAAAAACCTATTTGAAGGATTTGAGGAGGAACTCACAAGGAAAACCTGGTGGCGGTGGTACTGGTGCAATG AACGAGGCAAATGCTCAAGAACTTGCTGCCCTTAAAGCTGTTATTTGTTGCGTTAGAGATTACAATCTGGAGGCTGAATACCCGCTTGATCCACTTCAGAAAAGAGTTGCCCAGCTAGAGAACTTAAGACCTGACAAGAGGAGGCCCGTTGAATCTGTTAAACCACAGCAGTACAAGAAGCCACGAGCAAATGGAGGAAGGTTTGGGTCTCGTGCACCTGGCGGTGGTCGTTCCGGTGCTCCTCCTGCTGCCgctgccggtggtggtggtagacaGGTTCCACCCATTTATGGTGAGAGAGCTACTTTATATCCAGGGATAACGGAGAGGTATCCACCTGCTGTCCCGACTGCCTATGATTATGAAAATCCAAGCCAGTCTCCTTATGCTCAGCAAGCTTATGATCAGAGACCATACTACTATCCCCAAGATGATCAAAGAGTTGCTTCATCTACGTATGCTGCTGCTCCATCTAGCTATGGTAGTTATGCAGGTAGTGGAGTGCAGCCTTCGCACCAACAGTATATGTAG
- the LOC131302909 gene encoding uncharacterized protein LOC131302909: MRWHKDKHVDDDELHHLAEAEEWKNLDEQFPDFAANSRNMRLGMATNDFNPFGHMSQSYIDELKELWTNVVQTYDASTGKNFTMRACIFWTIHDFPAYGMMSGWSTKGYLACPICNENNSSVSLRSKIEYLGARRWLPENHIWRRNKLFNSKFKDRTRPLELSGQEILEQINSGTYEPFGKHPSESKKRKRDKFEKNLNWGKKSILFGLPYFEFLNLRWNLDVMHIGKNICENLLGTFLGINGKNKDMEKARKDLEAQKLHKELHLKRHANGSFEKPLAILLRVLKKLVGNKAHPKGSIVEAYVSKECTTFCSMYLDVIETVFNRQERNDDGGELEPGLRAFTQQIRPFSIIPRAPDVPVNQRHMAHWIHKNLLGNGNTLDIAKRQCKKFPQWFKGHVNELRKQRSPEATNELWSLANKLDPMINTYSGCIFNGVHFHSIEWDNQHTSQNSGVVVEGEHEGQTINYYGYDPFGFPSQVELEFYIVDTKLGEHWKVVERIQRRGIWNVPEMDSFETSGSPNEVFQQEITTEVPTIVVEDPPIVSSLQINDIEPAIISEEEDHSDEDEEDLMGDLDDEEDEENYSDSGDDFDIEA, from the exons ATGAGATGGCACAAAGACAAACATGTAGATGATGACGAATTGCATCATTTGGCTGAAGCTGAGGAATGGAAGAACCTCGATGAACAATTTCCCGATTTTGCTGCCAATTCGCGAAATATGAGGCTCGGGATGGCTACTAATGATTTCAATCCCTTTGGACACATGAGTCAATCATATA TTGATGAGTTGAAGGAGTTATGGACGAATGTTGTGCAAACTTATGATGCCTCTACTGGAAAAAATTTTACAATGCGTGCATGTATTTTTTGGACCATCCACGACTTCCCTGCATATGGCATGATGTCTGGGTGGTCTACGAAGGGTTATTTGGCTTGTCCCATTTGCAACGAGAATAACTCATCAGTTAGTTTGAGGAGTAAGATTGAATATTTGGGTGCTCGTCGCTGGCTACCTGAGAACCACATTTGGCGAAGGAACAAGCTCTTTAACAGTAAATTTAAGGATAGGACTAGACCTTTGGAGTTGTCGGGCCAAGAAATATTAGAACAAATTAACTCAGGGACATACGAGCCATTTGGAAAACATCCAAGTGagagcaagaaaagaaaaagggataaGTTTGAGAAAAATTTGAATTGGGGGAAGAAAAGCATTTTGTTTGGGCTCCCTTACTTTGAGTTTCTCAATCTTCGATGGAATCTCGATGTCATGCACATAGGGAAGAacatatgtgaaaatttgttggGGACATTTTTGGGCATAAATGGAAAGAACAAGGATATGGAAAAGGCACGAAAGGATTTGGAGGCTCAGAAATTACACAAGGAGTTGCACCTAAAGAGGCATGCAAATGGGTCATTTGAAAAGCCCCTGGCCAT ACTACTGAGAGTTTTGAAAAAACTTGTGGGTAATAAAGCTCATCCCAAAGGTTCAATTGTGGAGGCTTACGTTTCTAAAGAATGTACAACCTTTTGTTCTATGTATCTCGATGTAATTGAGACAGTGTTTAATCGCCAAGAACGGAATGACGATGGTGGTGAGCTTGAACCGGGGTTAAGGGCTTTCACTCAGCAAATCCGTCCCTTCAGTATAATCCCGAGAGCACCTGATGTACCTGTCAACCAACGTCACATGGCTCATTG GATACACAAGAATTTGTTGGGAAATGGCAATACACTTGACATTGCGAAGAGACAATGCAAAAAGTTTCCTCAATGGTTCAAAGGGCAT GTGAATGAACTGCGGAAGCAAAGGTCTCCAGAAGCAACTAATGAGTTATGGTCATTGGCCAACAAACTCGACCCAATGATAAACACATATTCAGGGTGCATTTTTAATGGCGTCCATTTCCATTCTATTGAATGGGACAACCAACATACAAGTCAGAATAGTGGGGTGGTAGTGGAAGGGGAGCACGAAGGCCAGACAATAAACTATTACG GATATGACCCATTCGGTTTTCCAAGTCAAGTCGAACTAGAATTCTACATTGTAGATACCAAGTTGGGTGAGCATTGGAAAGTAGTAGAACGAATTCAACGTCGAGGAATCTGGAATGTCCCAGAGATGGATAGTTTTGAAACTAGCGGGTCTCCTAATGAAGTTTTTCAGCAAGAAATAACTACCGAGGTTCCAACAATTGTTGTTGAAGATCCTCCCATCGTATCCTCTTTGCAGATAAATGATATTGAACCTGCAATTATTAGTGAGGAAGAAGATCATAGCGACGAGGATGAAGAAGACTTAATGGGTGATCTAGacgatgaagaagatgaagaaaattaTAGTGATTCTGGTGATGATTTTGACATAGAAGCTTAA